The Listeria sp. PSOL-1 genome includes a region encoding these proteins:
- a CDS encoding NAD(P)H-dependent glycerol-3-phosphate dehydrogenase — MAKEQKVAILGAGSWGTALALVLADNGHNTVIWGNNAEIIQEINEQHTNGHYLKSISLPAKITATLSLEQATQGAEIIVIAVPTSAMRSVSEHLNTVLTEPKIIVHVSKGIEPDTNLRMSEVLAQEISLENRQGIVVLSGPSHAEEVAKRKPTTLSASSKDTMLAKKVQDIFANHNLRIYTNTDVIGAEIGGALKNIIALGAGISDGLGYGDNAKAALMTRGMAEITRLGAAVGAEPQTFYGLTGIGDLIVTCTSVHSRNWRAGNMLGKGKKLTEVLDNMGMVVEGVRTAKAVNTWANKLQIEMPISKAIYQILFENQNPQVAVDRLMGRAKKEEKEKF, encoded by the coding sequence ATGGCAAAAGAGCAAAAAGTAGCTATACTTGGCGCAGGTAGTTGGGGAACAGCACTTGCACTCGTTCTAGCTGATAATGGTCATAATACAGTAATTTGGGGGAATAACGCAGAAATTATTCAAGAAATAAATGAACAGCATACAAATGGTCATTATTTAAAAAGCATTTCTCTTCCTGCGAAAATTACTGCAACGCTCTCGCTTGAACAAGCAACACAAGGTGCCGAAATCATTGTTATTGCTGTGCCAACAAGCGCAATGCGTTCTGTTTCGGAGCACCTCAATACGGTTTTAACTGAACCTAAAATTATCGTTCACGTAAGTAAGGGGATTGAGCCGGACACTAATTTACGTATGTCAGAAGTTTTAGCCCAAGAAATTTCTCTTGAAAACAGACAAGGAATTGTAGTTTTATCTGGACCTAGCCATGCTGAAGAAGTGGCAAAACGCAAGCCAACAACTCTTTCTGCAAGTAGTAAAGATACTATGCTAGCTAAGAAAGTACAAGATATTTTTGCTAATCATAACTTGCGAATTTATACAAATACTGATGTTATTGGTGCAGAAATTGGTGGAGCCCTTAAAAATATTATTGCACTTGGAGCTGGTATTTCTGACGGCTTAGGATACGGAGATAATGCGAAGGCAGCGCTTATGACCCGTGGAATGGCTGAAATTACGAGGCTTGGTGCAGCAGTAGGTGCTGAGCCGCAAACTTTTTATGGCTTAACGGGTATTGGCGATTTGATCGTAACCTGTACAAGTGTTCATTCGCGTAACTGGAGAGCCGGGAACATGCTTGGTAAAGGCAAAAAGTTAACAGAAGTGCTAGATAATATGGGGATGGTTGTTGAAGGCGTTCGAACAGCAAAAGCCGTTAATACATGGGCGAACAAATTACAAATTGAGATGCCAATTTCAAAAGCAATCTATCAAATTCTTTTCGAGAATCAAAATCCACAAGTTGCTGTGGACCGTTTAATGGGGAGAGCAAAAAAAGAAGAAAAAGAAAAATTTTAA